A genomic region of Cydia strobilella chromosome 12, ilCydStro3.1, whole genome shotgun sequence contains the following coding sequences:
- the LOC134745853 gene encoding uncharacterized protein LOC134745853, with translation MHQPLKTIGLDEYSRQTYSVGELAVRKTPAPPVEIIKPVPEYVFCLPEQINFVNFTLGHTHTQHLRLINVSKFEIRLSVSLPKRTELKVELSGSRGLRVTAGSATELKIHFHPNDVRAFHDELRIRTSLGKGLLVPITCYMEPPELHSESLQSSYTSSP, from the exons ATGCATCAGCCACTTAAGACTATTGGTCTTGACGAGTATTCCAGGCAGACTTACAG CGTTGGCGAGTTGGCAGTTAGGAAAACGCCCGCACCACCCGTCGAGATAATAAAACCAGTGCCTGAATACGTATTCTGCTTGCCAGAACAAATTAACTTCGTTAACTTCACTCTGGGACATACTCATACT CAACATCTCCGATTGATCAACGTCTCGAAGTTTGAAATTCGTCTATCTGTGTCACTGCCGAAGCGTACTGAGCTCAAAGTAGAACTTTCCGGTTCTCGTGGTCTACGGGTCACTGCCGGCTCAGCTACTGAATTAAAG ATACACTTCCACCCAAACGACGTGCGCGCTTTTCATGACGAGCTGCGTATACGCACCTCTTTGGGCAAGGGCTTGCTTGTGCCAATCACCTGCTACATGGAGCCGCCCGAGTTGCACAGTGAGTCATTACAATCTTCATATACTTCATCACcataa
- the LOC134745988 gene encoding uncharacterized protein LOC134745988, with the protein MANQSAENINLTQLGAIEVLQVFKTPWLFGIAVSAACLILQLLVLILIPNARKYDEKVIVQLTIARIVNTACEFQISFENLEQGLLNEVVYGLYFQSDFALVFWMFIFTKNLYDKVVLVFVYEKIKLRIVSCLVWFLTLPVGVLCPVLLTYYKEYWNIFYKSYSQVKFFMLLLNALIFVEIFHVACKIGVDRTKNVKHLVKTSVIAFILVCITSAQVLTTDLLSYFIVGHEDIIYTFCVVNSFQTFAITIIFIILAGKKLKTDSLVVVILFELKKLLSTA; encoded by the coding sequence ATGGCCAATCAGAGTGCggaaaatataaatttgacCCAATTGGGAGCAATTGAAGTTTTGCAAGTTTTCAAGACGCCTTGGCTGTTTGGGATTGCAGTGTCTGCGGCTTGTTTGATATTGCAGTTGCTGGTGTTGATTCTGATTCCAAATGCAAGAAAATACGACGAAAAAGTGATAGTGCAACTAACCATTGCGAGGATTGTGAATACGGCGTGCGAATTTCAGATATCATTCGAGAATTTGGAACAAGGATTATTAAACGAAGTGGTGTACGGCTTATATTTTCAGTCGGATTTCGCTTTAGTTTTCTGGATGTTTATTTTCACGAAGAATTTATATGACAAAGTGGTTTTGGTGTTTGTTTAcgagaaaataaaattacgtaTTGTTTCATGTTTAGTTTGGTTCTTGACATTGCCTGTTGGAGTTTTATGTCCAGTCTTGTTAACGTATTACAAAGAATACTGGAATATTTTCTACAAATCTTATTCTCAGGTTAAATTTTTTATGTTGCTCTTGAACGCATTGATTTTTGTAGAGATATTTCACGTGGCGTGTAAAATAGGTGTTGATAGAACGAAAAATGTTAAGCATTTAGTAAAGACTTCCGTGATCGCTTTTATATTAGTGTGCATTACTAGTGCACAAGTTTTAACAACGGATTTGCTTTCGTATTTCATAGTTGGCCATGAAGatataatttatacattttgtGTTGTAAATTCGTTTCAAACATTCGCTATAACTATCATATTTATCATTTTAGCTGGAAAGAAACTAAAAACCGATTCTTTAGTCGTAGTAATATTAttcgaattaaaaaaacttttgtcGACTGCTTAG